Proteins encoded together in one Telopea speciosissima isolate NSW1024214 ecotype Mountain lineage chromosome 6, Tspe_v1, whole genome shotgun sequence window:
- the LOC122664363 gene encoding LIM domain-containing protein WLIM2b-like has protein sequence MAAFSGTLQKCKACDKTVYVVDLLTADGVDYHKSCFKCSHCKGTLVMSNYSSMDGVLYCKPHFEQLFKETGSFTKNFQTGKSEKPNELTKTPSKLSSLFSGTQDKCATCKKTAYPLEKVTVEGESYHKSCFKCSHGGCSLTPSSYAALDGILYCKHHFAQLFKEKGSYNHLIKVASIKRNGLPTPAPEPEPEKAPEPEPEKAPEEDQTQEQS, from the exons atgGCAGCATTCAGTGGTACTTTGCAGAAATGCAAGGCTTGTGATAAGACTGTTTATGTGGTTGATTTGTTGACAGCAGATGGAGTTGATTATCATAAGTCCTGCTTCAAATGCAGCCACTGCAAAGGAACTCTTGTG ATGAGTAATTACTCTTCCATGGATGGAGTCCTTTACTGCAAGCCTCACTTTGAGCAACTTTTCAAGGAGACTGGCAGTTTTACTAAGAACTTCCAAACAG GAAAATCTGAGAAGCCAAATGAGCTG ACTAAGACTCCTAGCAAGCTCTCCTCCCTTTTCTCTGGGACTCAAGACAAATGTGCCACTTGTAAAAAAACAGCATATCCATTGGAGAAG GTGACTGTAGAGGGAGAATCTTACCACAAGTCATGTTTCAAGTGTTCTCATGGGGGTTGCTCCCTAACACCTTCATCCTATGCTGCTCTTGATGGAATTCTGTACTGCAAGCACCATTTTGCTCAGTTGTTTAAGGAGAAGGGAAGCTATAACCATCTCATCAAGGTTGCCTCAATTAAGAGAAATGGTCTACCAACACCAgcaccagaaccagaaccagaaaaggcaccagaaccagaaccagaaaaGGCACCAGAAGAAGACCAGACACAAGAGCAATCATAA